The following are encoded in a window of Ferribacterium limneticum genomic DNA:
- a CDS encoding TIGR03013 family XrtA/PEP-CTERM system glycosyltransferase produces the protein MNIMIRLFNHWFTWRSIAGMLFDFSFLIVSLVITLMWIKSGLPVNLKQVVVYAILFGLAMLAINALLGLYQRASIRPFVETRARAVLSIYLSIPIAYALYAVLPISAVNRDLIHLSAMSAVFGMLVTRVSAVHAPAAKMLRRRILVFGTGHQALAIKKALDHSDPSAEIIGFFPGSNEDQPLVLPSMTFSRENSLTDTARNLKADEIVVALSERRGGSMPLRELLDCKLQGVRVLDLASHFEQTLGQIRLDSLYAGWLIFGDGFCQGTFRTVVKRLFDIISALILIVLALPVMLIAAILIVFEDGFPLLYRQERVGLNGRLFNVIKFRSMRRDAEKDGKPIWAQAQDNRATRIGQIIRKLRIDELPQLFSVLKGDMSLVGPRPERPFFVDQLTKEIPFYAVRHSVKPGVTGWAQVRYHYGATVEDSAEKLQYDLYYVKNHSLFLDMVVLFETVGVVLTGKGAH, from the coding sequence ATGAACATCATGATCAGGCTGTTTAATCACTGGTTTACTTGGCGCAGCATCGCCGGAATGCTGTTCGATTTCTCGTTCCTGATCGTCAGCCTGGTAATTACACTGATGTGGATAAAAAGTGGCCTTCCGGTCAACCTGAAACAGGTCGTGGTTTATGCCATTCTGTTCGGCCTCGCGATGCTAGCTATCAACGCCCTGCTGGGTCTCTATCAACGTGCCTCTATTCGCCCCTTTGTCGAGACTCGTGCCCGCGCCGTGCTCTCCATTTACCTGTCGATTCCGATTGCCTATGCCCTCTATGCAGTGCTCCCCATTTCTGCGGTCAACCGTGATTTGATCCATCTCTCCGCAATGTCTGCAGTCTTCGGCATGCTTGTGACTCGTGTCAGTGCGGTTCATGCACCCGCCGCCAAGATGCTGCGCCGGCGTATTCTAGTGTTCGGCACAGGACACCAGGCATTGGCTATCAAGAAAGCCCTTGATCATTCAGACCCCTCAGCCGAGATCATTGGCTTCTTCCCCGGATCCAATGAAGATCAGCCATTGGTATTACCAAGCATGACTTTTAGCCGGGAAAACTCACTAACGGACACGGCTCGCAATTTAAAGGCAGATGAAATTGTCGTTGCGCTCAGTGAACGCCGTGGCGGGTCCATGCCCTTACGCGAACTCCTCGATTGCAAGCTGCAAGGTGTTAGGGTTCTGGATCTTGCGAGTCATTTTGAACAAACACTTGGCCAAATCCGCCTCGATTCCCTCTATGCGGGCTGGCTCATTTTTGGCGATGGGTTCTGCCAGGGAACATTCAGAACTGTCGTCAAACGACTTTTTGATATTATCAGCGCTCTCATCCTGATTGTATTAGCACTCCCAGTCATGCTCATAGCAGCCATCCTGATTGTATTTGAGGATGGTTTTCCCCTGCTTTATCGGCAGGAACGTGTTGGCCTTAACGGACGTCTGTTCAATGTCATCAAATTTCGCAGTATGCGACGTGATGCCGAAAAGGACGGAAAACCGATCTGGGCGCAAGCACAGGATAATCGTGCGACCCGCATTGGCCAGATCATCCGCAAACTTCGGATTGATGAACTCCCCCAATTGTTTAGTGTATTAAAGGGGGACATGAGTCTGGTCGGTCCCCGTCCAGAACGCCCTTTCTTTGTCGATCAACTGACCAAGGAAATCCCGTTTTATGCGGTTCGACACAGTGTAAAACCTGGTGTAACCGGCTGGGCACAGGTACGCTATCACTACGGCGCGACAGTAGAAGATTCAGCAGAAAAGCTCCAGTACGATCTTTATTACGTAAAGAATCACTCCCTGTTCTTGGATATGGTGGTTCTCTTCGAAACCGTGGGTGTCGTGCTCACAGGCAAGGGCGCTCACTAA
- the prsK gene encoding XrtA/PEP-CTERM system histidine kinase PrsK has product MNITSASLIAWSFGLAAFGYLSLSTYLFSFGREWRSTIRAKRMVIAAILSTVWALSSLLYALNSQAVLLVFSSLADVIRYGAWYFFLITLLEPTGNSELRPLLPPWLPTSCWSLVVAGVLLQFSLPLSWISPQEWLRALILHGLAEAVIALVLLEQLFRTVSEDSRWNVKPLCLALLFQFAFDVYLFSDAMMFNRIDSDVLTVRGFVHVMTIPLLMLTTERSRDWTSKIRLSQKAAFHSATLLFAGLYLLFMAGVGYYVRYFGGEWGRAFQLALIFAAMLLLGVLLVSGSMRAKIKVLVGKHFFRYRYDYREEWLRFTQTLTLQESPQTMGQQVIRGLANMVESPAGTLWLRGTVHETYRQNARWNLPECVAEEHQNSSLCRFLLSSGWVINLEEYRCFPARYSDLEIPAWLSELPNAWLIIPLMAGNEMHGYVVLASSRTPINVNWEVNDLLRTAGCQAASFLARMQATEALLEVRKFDAFNKMSAFVVHDLKNIVTQLSLMLKNAERHRDNPEFQQDMLMTVDHAVERMRQLMMQLREGAAPPGGICGVNLADVIQRIQKDKMNQGRLIEIRVQDRLIARGHEERLERVIGHLVQNALDASAPAGKVWASVKRHNDKAAIEVGDTGHGMTQEFIRDRLFKPFQSTKEAGMGIGAYESAQYIRELGGEMLVDSEPGKGTCITVTLPLFIIRTESDLREREAI; this is encoded by the coding sequence ATGAATATCACAAGTGCGTCCCTGATTGCTTGGAGCTTCGGTCTCGCTGCCTTCGGATATCTGTCGCTTTCAACCTACCTTTTTTCGTTTGGCAGGGAATGGCGATCCACTATCCGCGCCAAACGAATGGTCATTGCCGCCATTCTGTCGACGGTATGGGCGTTGAGCAGTCTGCTATACGCCCTTAACAGCCAAGCGGTACTACTCGTCTTTTCGTCGCTGGCCGACGTCATCAGGTATGGTGCCTGGTATTTCTTTTTGATTACCCTGCTCGAGCCAACCGGCAACTCGGAATTGCGGCCGCTACTCCCCCCTTGGTTGCCTACGAGCTGCTGGTCCCTGGTAGTGGCTGGGGTTCTCCTTCAGTTTTCGCTTCCTCTGAGCTGGATTTCGCCTCAGGAATGGTTGCGCGCGCTGATCCTCCATGGATTGGCGGAAGCGGTCATTGCTCTGGTGCTTCTCGAACAGTTATTCAGAACTGTATCTGAAGATTCCCGGTGGAACGTGAAACCGCTCTGCCTTGCTTTACTCTTCCAGTTCGCCTTCGACGTTTATCTGTTCTCGGATGCGATGATGTTCAACCGTATCGATAGTGACGTACTGACGGTCCGTGGTTTTGTTCATGTGATGACCATTCCCCTTCTGATGCTCACTACCGAACGAAGCCGGGACTGGACTTCGAAGATCCGCCTCTCCCAAAAAGCCGCATTCCACTCGGCCACGTTGCTTTTTGCCGGGCTATACCTGCTATTCATGGCCGGCGTTGGCTACTATGTGCGTTATTTCGGTGGCGAGTGGGGTCGCGCATTCCAACTGGCGCTCATATTCGCTGCAATGCTTCTATTGGGTGTACTGCTGGTTTCCGGCTCGATGCGCGCGAAAATAAAAGTTCTGGTAGGTAAGCATTTTTTTCGCTACCGCTACGACTATCGAGAGGAATGGCTGCGTTTCACCCAAACACTGACTTTGCAAGAATCCCCACAAACCATGGGGCAGCAGGTCATTCGCGGCCTTGCAAATATGGTGGAGAGTCCCGCTGGCACCCTATGGCTAAGGGGAACAGTCCATGAGACGTATCGACAAAACGCACGCTGGAATCTCCCGGAATGCGTTGCTGAAGAGCACCAGAACTCCTCACTCTGCCGCTTTCTACTCTCCAGCGGTTGGGTCATCAATCTGGAGGAGTATCGCTGCTTCCCGGCTCGCTACAGTGATTTGGAAATTCCAGCTTGGCTGTCAGAACTTCCAAATGCATGGTTGATCATTCCGTTGATGGCTGGCAATGAAATGCATGGTTATGTCGTTCTTGCAAGTTCACGCACACCAATTAATGTCAATTGGGAAGTCAATGATCTACTGCGCACGGCTGGTTGCCAGGCTGCGAGTTTTCTCGCCAGGATGCAGGCGACCGAGGCTTTGCTCGAAGTCCGAAAATTTGACGCTTTCAACAAAATGTCAGCTTTCGTGGTTCACGATTTGAAGAATATCGTTACCCAACTTTCCCTGATGCTAAAGAATGCGGAACGCCACCGCGACAATCCGGAGTTTCAGCAAGATATGCTGATGACCGTTGACCACGCCGTCGAACGCATGCGCCAATTGATGATGCAGTTGCGTGAGGGCGCCGCTCCCCCGGGTGGGATTTGCGGTGTTAATCTTGCAGACGTCATTCAACGTATTCAAAAGGATAAAATGAATCAGGGAAGATTGATCGAAATACGCGTGCAGGATCGATTAATCGCTCGGGGACACGAAGAGCGACTGGAGAGGGTCATTGGCCACCTTGTTCAGAATGCACTAGATGCCTCAGCACCCGCCGGCAAAGTCTGGGCTTCTGTCAAACGCCACAACGACAAGGCTGCTATCGAAGTTGGTGATACAGGGCATGGCATGACTCAAGAATTCATCCGTGACCGGTTATTCAAGCCATTTCAAAGCACCAAGGAAGCCGGAATGGGGATCGGCGCCTACGAAAGCGCACAATATATCCGTGAATTAGGTGGAGAAATGCTGGTTGATAGCGAGCCAGGCAAGGGCACATGCATTACGGTCACCCTCCCCTTGTTTATCATTCGTACCGAATCTGATCTACGAGAGCGAGAAGCTATATGA
- the prsR gene encoding PEP-CTERM-box response regulator transcription factor has translation MSTEKPRSLLIVEDDLALQKQLRWSFDQFETLTAADRESALAQIHRHSPAVVTMDLGLPPDADSVSEGFRLLEQILAASPDTKVIVLTGQNDRINALRAIALGAYDFFAKPFEPELLALTIDRAFRLHDLQQENRRLHAAQHPPALAGLLTRDAGMQRVCRTIEKVANSSATVLLLGESGTGKELLARGLHESSPRRTERFVAINCAAIPENLLESELFGYEKGAFTGAGKTTPGKIETANGGTLMLDEIGDLPLPLQAKLLRFLQERVVERLGGRQEIAVDVRIVCATHQDLKSQIGNGGFREDLYYRLAEIVVPIPPLRERRGDPALMAHAFVHKFADEQKRGKMTLSEEAVRAIEAHQWPGNVRELENCIKRAVIMADGSRITRDDIGLETENAGEVEFIDLRKVRDEAERQAIVTALGRANDNLLRTAEILGISRPTLYDLMHRLGLK, from the coding sequence ATGAGCACCGAGAAACCTCGCTCGCTACTGATTGTCGAAGACGACCTCGCTCTGCAAAAGCAACTCCGCTGGTCATTTGACCAATTTGAGACCTTGACCGCAGCAGATCGTGAAAGCGCCCTAGCGCAGATCCACCGTCACAGCCCGGCAGTCGTCACCATGGATTTAGGCTTGCCGCCGGATGCAGATTCAGTTTCTGAGGGCTTCCGTTTACTGGAGCAGATTCTAGCTGCTTCCCCTGATACAAAAGTGATCGTTCTGACAGGCCAGAATGACCGGATCAACGCACTGAGGGCAATTGCCCTCGGCGCCTACGATTTCTTTGCCAAGCCCTTTGAACCGGAACTGCTGGCACTGACCATAGATCGAGCCTTTCGACTACATGACCTCCAGCAAGAAAACCGTCGTTTACATGCTGCACAGCACCCTCCGGCACTCGCCGGCTTGCTGACGCGCGATGCCGGTATGCAACGGGTCTGCCGCACAATTGAGAAAGTCGCCAACAGCAGTGCAACGGTTCTCCTTCTGGGCGAAAGCGGCACAGGCAAGGAACTGTTAGCGCGCGGTTTGCATGAGTCGTCCCCGCGCCGTACGGAGCGTTTCGTCGCCATCAATTGCGCCGCTATTCCGGAGAATCTGCTAGAAAGCGAATTATTCGGTTACGAGAAAGGCGCGTTCACAGGTGCCGGAAAAACCACACCGGGGAAAATTGAAACAGCAAACGGTGGCACGCTGATGCTCGACGAGATAGGTGACCTACCTTTGCCACTGCAGGCCAAGTTATTACGTTTTCTACAGGAGCGTGTTGTCGAGCGACTAGGTGGCCGCCAGGAAATCGCTGTTGACGTCCGCATCGTCTGCGCTACGCACCAAGATCTGAAATCGCAGATCGGCAATGGTGGGTTCCGTGAGGACCTGTATTACCGACTGGCTGAAATCGTCGTCCCGATCCCACCATTGCGCGAACGCCGGGGTGATCCGGCATTAATGGCCCACGCGTTCGTGCACAAATTTGCAGACGAACAAAAACGCGGCAAGATGACCCTGAGCGAGGAGGCTGTTCGTGCCATAGAAGCTCATCAATGGCCGGGCAACGTACGCGAACTGGAAAACTGCATCAAGCGCGCCGTCATCATGGCCGATGGTTCTCGAATAACCCGTGACGACATCGGCTTGGAAACAGAAAACGCTGGTGAGGTTGAATTCATTGATCTGCGAAAAGTACGCGATGAAGCGGAACGTCAGGCGATCGTCACTGCCTTGGGCCGCGCCAACGACAACCTCCTTAGAACGGCGGAAATTCTGGGTATCAGCCGGCCGACGCTGTACGACTTGATGCATCGTCTTGGCTTGAAGTAG
- a CDS encoding transglycosylase SLT domain-containing protein yields the protein MKRSRIPLHRHRPWVLCALLATSVFCKSATAETANIKDFAAALRSEAKLFEHGSGIPRNPTKAIELYCEAARLGDTGAQYDLGWMYAMGRGIERDDATAAYFFAMAARQGDALAKRMLRQVGTPVAEPPDCLSDPDAHDKEGQDILAKAPPEHRKVMDLVLKLAPEYGVYPRLAMAIIRAESNFNPGAISPKNAQGLMQLIPETAERFNVKKPFDPEQNIRGGLSYLRWLLAYFQGNVPLVAAAYNAGEGTVNRYSGIPPYAETRGYVKRIREIFKRDDHPFDAKITAPSPELPKIISSRTM from the coding sequence ATGAAGCGCTCAAGGATTCCCCTCCATAGGCATCGCCCTTGGGTGCTTTGCGCTTTGCTTGCAACCAGCGTATTTTGCAAATCGGCAACAGCTGAGACTGCCAATATAAAAGATTTCGCTGCAGCCTTACGCTCTGAAGCAAAATTATTTGAGCACGGTAGCGGCATTCCCCGTAACCCAACAAAAGCAATTGAACTTTATTGCGAAGCTGCCCGACTTGGAGACACAGGGGCTCAATACGACCTCGGATGGATGTATGCCATGGGCCGCGGCATTGAACGTGACGACGCAACCGCTGCATATTTTTTTGCGATGGCCGCCCGGCAGGGAGATGCCTTGGCCAAACGCATGTTGCGTCAAGTTGGCACACCGGTAGCCGAGCCCCCGGACTGTCTGTCAGATCCGGATGCCCATGACAAAGAAGGCCAAGATATCCTTGCCAAGGCTCCCCCTGAACATCGCAAGGTCATGGATCTTGTCTTGAAACTAGCTCCCGAATACGGGGTTTATCCGCGCTTGGCTATGGCAATTATTCGCGCCGAATCCAATTTCAACCCCGGCGCGATTTCACCTAAAAATGCCCAAGGACTAATGCAATTAATCCCCGAAACCGCCGAACGCTTCAACGTCAAGAAACCCTTCGACCCTGAACAAAATATCCGCGGCGGGCTTTCCTACCTGCGCTGGTTGCTAGCCTATTTTCAGGGAAATGTTCCCTTGGTTGCAGCCGCCTATAACGCAGGAGAAGGGACAGTGAACCGATATTCCGGCATCCCCCCTTATGCGGAAACACGAGGTTACGTAAAGCGCATCCGAGAGATATTCAAGCGTGACGACCATCCGTTTGATGCCAAGATTACAGCGCCATCGCCTGAGCTTCCAAAGATCATTTCCAGCAGGACGATGTGA
- the prsT gene encoding XrtA/PEP-CTERM system TPR-repeat protein PrsT has product MKMSRSIFPTVISTALLTLMLGACSGDSTEKLIASSRDYLAKKDTKAAVIQLKNALQKNPNLAEARFLLGSALLESGDVAGAEVELRKALELKYSADATVPTLARAMLAGGQAKKLVDEFGKTKLSTGESLAALNTTLGSAYTALGKPEVAKELLAEALTAQPDYVPARLADIRQTVANKDIAGARSKLGALLTQHPSNPDALLMQGNLLGIDGDAEGALAQYQKAIQAKPDFMPAHSAVITSLLRANKVEDAAKQLEVLKKINSKNPQVYFLDAEVNYQRKDYKTARESAQQLLRNSPNNPNSLQIAGAIEYQLRSYQQAETYLTKALQTAPGLPLARRLLVASHLRSGQPGKAIEALQPVLTRIDQDSALLTLAGEAYLQNGEPNKATEYFAKASKLEPENAAKKTSLALAHMAQGNSENAFQELEQISVADKGITADLALIAAYLRNNQLDNAIKAIDGLEKKQPNNPATHNLRARALLAKKNIAGARQSFEKALSIDPTFFPAVASLATLDLLEKKPEEARKRFESVITADPKNTQALIALAELKAGSGGTEEEVSSLIRKAISANPSEAAPRLTLIQYYLKIKDNKKALTAANEAASAIQDKPEILDALGRTQQLSGDLNQAQITYGKLAFLQPASPLPLLRMAEIEFANKNKGEGVKNLKKALEIKPDILEAQRSLIMVAMEYKNTQNALDIARTIQKQRPKETVGYVLEGDIHAFGKAWPEAINTFRNGLKQVASPELAIKLHGSLTASGNTIEAEKTATAWLKEHPKDLTFRMYVGDLASGQKNYSLAVSHYQAASTLQPNNALILNNLAWASGQLKAPKALEYAEKANQLAPNQPAFMDTLAMLLVEKGETAKAVDLLRKAVTAAPQASAIKLNLAKALIAAGKKDEARKELEALAKIGNTFPGQAEVGQLLKSL; this is encoded by the coding sequence ATGAAAATGTCCCGTTCAATATTCCCGACCGTTATTTCAACTGCGCTACTTACTCTGATGCTTGGCGCCTGCAGCGGCGACTCTACGGAAAAACTCATCGCATCCAGCAGGGACTATCTGGCTAAAAAAGACACTAAGGCTGCCGTCATTCAGCTAAAAAACGCCTTGCAGAAAAACCCCAACCTCGCAGAAGCCCGTTTCTTATTGGGCTCAGCGCTTCTCGAAAGTGGTGATGTTGCCGGCGCTGAGGTGGAATTGCGCAAAGCCCTGGAACTCAAGTATTCCGCCGATGCCACTGTGCCCACGTTGGCTCGCGCCATGCTGGCTGGTGGACAAGCCAAAAAACTGGTTGATGAGTTTGGCAAAACAAAACTCTCCACCGGTGAATCATTGGCGGCGCTAAACACCACCCTCGGTTCAGCTTATACTGCTCTCGGCAAGCCTGAAGTTGCCAAAGAACTGCTTGCGGAAGCTCTCACAGCCCAGCCTGACTATGTCCCTGCACGCCTCGCGGATATAAGGCAGACGGTAGCGAATAAGGATATTGCTGGCGCTCGATCCAAGCTTGGTGCTCTATTGACCCAACATCCGAGCAATCCTGATGCACTGCTAATGCAAGGCAACTTGTTGGGTATTGATGGAGATGCCGAGGGGGCGCTCGCGCAATATCAAAAAGCAATCCAAGCCAAACCGGATTTTATGCCGGCTCATTCAGCTGTCATTACCTCGCTGCTCCGGGCCAACAAGGTTGAGGATGCTGCCAAACAACTTGAAGTACTCAAGAAAATCAACTCGAAGAATCCCCAAGTCTATTTCCTTGACGCCGAGGTCAACTACCAGCGGAAAGACTACAAAACTGCACGTGAATCAGCGCAACAACTTCTCAGGAACTCGCCCAACAATCCGAACAGCCTCCAGATTGCTGGCGCTATCGAGTATCAATTACGCTCCTACCAGCAGGCCGAGACTTACCTCACCAAAGCGTTGCAAACAGCACCCGGGTTGCCGCTAGCAAGGCGCCTGCTGGTTGCCAGTCACCTGCGATCGGGTCAGCCCGGCAAGGCAATTGAGGCCCTGCAACCTGTCCTTACCCGTATCGATCAGGATTCGGCACTGTTGACGCTGGCCGGAGAAGCCTATTTGCAGAATGGGGAACCAAACAAGGCTACTGAGTATTTCGCCAAGGCCAGTAAACTGGAGCCCGAAAATGCCGCAAAAAAGACGTCACTCGCCCTCGCGCACATGGCCCAAGGAAACTCTGAAAATGCCTTCCAGGAACTTGAACAAATTTCCGTTGCAGACAAAGGCATAACAGCCGATTTGGCACTAATTGCCGCCTACCTGCGTAACAATCAGCTTGACAATGCTATCAAGGCCATTGACGGCCTTGAAAAGAAGCAACCCAATAACCCGGCAACCCACAACCTGCGTGCCCGCGCCTTGCTTGCCAAGAAGAACATAGCCGGGGCTCGTCAAAGCTTCGAAAAAGCTCTATCGATTGACCCAACCTTCTTTCCGGCAGTTGCCAGCCTGGCGACACTGGATCTTCTTGAAAAAAAGCCAGAGGAAGCCCGCAAGCGCTTTGAGTCTGTCATCACAGCCGACCCAAAGAACACGCAAGCCCTAATCGCCCTTGCGGAACTGAAAGCAGGCAGTGGCGGCACAGAGGAAGAGGTATCTTCCTTAATTAGAAAAGCAATCAGTGCAAACCCAAGCGAAGCTGCGCCGCGACTTACCCTTATCCAGTATTACCTCAAGATTAAGGATAATAAAAAGGCATTGACTGCAGCCAATGAGGCTGCCAGCGCCATTCAGGACAAGCCGGAGATTCTCGACGCGTTGGGACGCACTCAGCAACTGTCTGGTGACCTCAATCAAGCACAGATAACCTATGGAAAACTAGCCTTCCTTCAACCCGCCTCCCCCCTTCCCCTGCTCCGCATGGCGGAAATCGAGTTCGCAAACAAGAATAAGGGTGAAGGCGTCAAAAACCTCAAGAAAGCACTTGAGATCAAGCCTGACATTCTGGAGGCCCAGCGTTCGCTGATCATGGTCGCTATGGAATACAAGAATACCCAAAATGCGCTCGACATCGCTCGGACAATACAAAAACAACGCCCCAAGGAAACTGTTGGCTACGTTCTAGAAGGTGACATTCATGCTTTTGGCAAAGCTTGGCCCGAAGCAATCAATACTTTCCGCAACGGTCTGAAACAAGTCGCCTCACCAGAACTTGCAATCAAGTTGCATGGCTCTCTGACCGCATCCGGAAATACTATCGAAGCCGAAAAGACAGCGACAGCGTGGCTTAAGGAGCATCCGAAAGATCTCACATTCCGGATGTATGTGGGCGACCTAGCTTCCGGACAAAAGAACTATTCACTGGCAGTTAGTCACTATCAGGCAGCTTCGACCCTTCAACCCAACAATGCCCTCATTCTCAATAACCTGGCTTGGGCATCGGGGCAACTCAAAGCACCGAAGGCACTTGAATATGCGGAGAAAGCCAATCAGCTCGCGCCGAATCAACCGGCATTCATGGATACGTTGGCCATGTTGTTGGTCGAAAAGGGGGAAACCGCCAAGGCTGTCGACTTACTCAGGAAAGCCGTAACAGCTGCGCCTCAGGCCAGTGCGATTAAGCTCAATCTTGCCAAGGCTCTCATTGCTGCCGGCAAGAAGGATGAGGCTCGCAAGGAACTAGAAGCTTTGGCAAAAATTGGCAACACATTTCCAGGCCAAGCTGAGGTCGGTCAATTGCTGAAATCCCTTTGA
- a CDS encoding nucleotide sugar dehydrogenase: MTTIAVVGLGYVGLPLAVEFGKKYRTIGFDLSQVKIDSYKRHIDPTGEVSTEDLKAATQLIVSTDASALREADFVIVAVPTPVDDAHQPDFSPLVGSSTTVGRNLKQGAIVVYESTVYPGATEEVCIPILEKESGKTWKKDFFVGYSPERINPGDKERTVTKIVKVVSGDTPATLVKVQEIYGSVITAGVFPASNIKVAEAAKVIENTQRDLNIALMNELAIIFDKIGIDTLEVLQAAGTKWNFLPFRPGLVGGHCIGVDPYYLTHKAQKLGYHPEVILAGRRINDGMGKFVAEQTIKMLVRAGHPIKDCPIIVLGLTFKEDCPDLRNSRVIDVIRELESYGAKVVVHDPVADATEAQHEYGVDLVDWDKLPEAAAVVAAVNHKQYKALTTAEFVSKLKRGGVITDVKSMLDLNAFAEAGVEVWRL, encoded by the coding sequence ATGACGACAATTGCTGTAGTAGGCTTGGGCTATGTCGGTTTGCCGCTCGCCGTTGAGTTTGGCAAGAAATACCGAACGATCGGCTTTGACCTCTCCCAGGTAAAAATTGACAGTTACAAGCGCCATATCGACCCGACTGGCGAAGTCAGCACGGAAGACCTCAAGGCAGCGACACAATTAATCGTATCAACAGATGCAAGTGCTCTGCGCGAAGCTGACTTTGTCATCGTCGCCGTACCGACGCCAGTCGACGACGCACACCAGCCAGATTTCAGCCCGCTTGTCGGCTCATCAACCACCGTTGGTCGGAATCTGAAACAGGGTGCCATCGTAGTTTACGAATCGACGGTATACCCAGGTGCCACAGAAGAAGTCTGTATTCCGATTCTTGAAAAGGAATCCGGCAAGACTTGGAAAAAAGATTTTTTTGTAGGTTACTCTCCTGAGCGCATCAACCCAGGTGACAAGGAACGTACCGTCACCAAGATCGTCAAGGTGGTTTCCGGCGACACGCCTGCGACACTGGTCAAGGTGCAGGAAATTTACGGCAGCGTGATCACGGCGGGGGTCTTTCCAGCCTCCAACATCAAGGTTGCCGAGGCGGCCAAGGTCATTGAGAATACCCAACGTGACCTTAATATAGCTCTGATGAACGAACTCGCCATCATTTTCGACAAGATCGGCATCGACACGCTGGAGGTTTTGCAGGCGGCCGGCACCAAGTGGAATTTTCTTCCCTTTCGCCCCGGCTTGGTCGGCGGTCACTGTATCGGCGTCGACCCCTACTATCTGACGCACAAGGCACAGAAGCTTGGCTATCACCCTGAGGTTATTCTAGCCGGTAGGCGCATCAATGACGGGATGGGCAAGTTTGTCGCGGAGCAGACCATCAAGATGCTTGTTCGTGCAGGCCACCCGATCAAAGATTGCCCGATCATAGTACTTGGCCTGACATTCAAGGAAGACTGCCCGGATCTTCGTAACTCCCGAGTCATCGATGTCATTAGAGAACTTGAATCCTACGGTGCTAAAGTGGTGGTGCATGACCCGGTGGCCGATGCAACCGAGGCACAACACGAGTACGGTGTCGACCTAGTAGACTGGGACAAACTACCGGAGGCCGCCGCTGTAGTCGCTGCTGTCAATCACAAACAGTACAAAGCACTAACAACTGCTGAGTTCGTGTCTAAACTGAAAAGAGGCGGTGTCATTACCGACGTCAAGAGCATGCTTGATCTCAACGCTTTTGCCGAAGCAGGCGTTGAGGTTTGGCGTTTATAA